Proteins encoded together in one Phycisphaerae bacterium window:
- a CDS encoding N-acetyl sugar amidotransferase: MRYCKKCAMPDTRPGSIFDKEGVCRACRNYENRKTINWDERK, translated from the coding sequence ATGCGTTATTGCAAAAAATGTGCGATGCCTGATACGAGGCCCGGTTCTATTTTTGATAAAGAAGGTGTTTGTCGGGCGTGTCGTAACTATGAAAATCGCAAAACCATTAACTGGGATGAGAGGAAGA